Proteins from a single region of Syngnathus scovelli strain Florida chromosome 7, RoL_Ssco_1.2, whole genome shotgun sequence:
- the brca2 gene encoding breast cancer type 2 susceptibility protein isoform X2 — MPKRTKYSGAFQSRGVNFLPSQSMYDCLTEELWKELGQVDPDWFQVLTTRASKEANLSDSDDQEELCPNQEANFKTPLRKTVSACVPQSSTPRVFRRSCVASPDSADQQENELLPWGARSLSLFGPTKDTVPHSNDGIAHSRIPDWLDLIHTPQASLTSYTRQIAESLGADLHPDISWTSSLNTPPPLPSTLILSKTDESPSTMTICMDKSAVLVRKLFPSLSNNVRAEVAAVQNSDPLEVLRDADLPEASPHPTPQKSPQRSPEQPPEAAGDRVIQSPAAGVLDRTENNQCAFPTDSEGRERRQEDDGNASDVATEPKSSDQAQPVEPEDNALTQWSPLSLSDIALPIAAAAQVADQCATSLASEANCARPIRLSFNFAAFTKKKTKFIYVIDKEKHSVKDTYLIPDNKLPANDGKEELQQREEKPPSSLQDNPQDLDMSQLGRAFAQDFSQMSCPSAPRKLGLPPPPRGFSPLTRPTASKFAPRKTKSPGDGEAPLDESGDSGFLSAGADISQLTASCAEKREASHPNKNNKQNELCSEDLLLDTWTDTKDASAPTPATLKELAHHLVSVQSHEETANVSPLDRTSDKRMEMWTANVQKAEGLFEQQQPIKSESHSTASISEKCTRKDENSKVTEESPQDFSQSFKQGHIAPESLANGYHDDVKEEIPAHSCPPRDSQNKCLEEDRSDTNGFSSPTKQGQNAPESPGNSSAVTCQGDQASECRRDAREQIPATPESPNYQLSASQKADVKALCSLLEEEGSQFDFTQFRSIKSEPKADKVLEPSLLTGMDFNDSFCAEAKEKSPINPEEQAGVAKQPLLAHKMESEETIPEKLEESVPSVYKKCLTKSKHLFPPSVENSSEALRVHGSRKAHQFIDASENVEPLRGFFSSVQGASKMMPRVPHNGFQMASGKSVVISPSAMQRAQSVFKENPADGKPLTNMAASLNLATGKSQSVSAEAQEEQRSLSAINAELSGFQTAAGKQVAVSAAALNKAKSLLDDCPELEEHPAHRSTFRKSEPASFSSNTLDLGSTSKSNPQTLDAQNLENGANSDFPTGGFSTASGKKVSVSEGALAKAKHILKEDNPSVQSQRGSSSLLLHQQQLDGFQTAKGKPLAVSSAALKKAKLLLDACTEVKEDPACRPPDRKSDLEKSALFLDQSLLENVTSASENPDKDITDSRDAMSAVGASESKLGNETAAPLREHRDVSGFSTASGKSVSVSDEAMTRAKSIWSDASVQNDKRDSLQNVASPAAGGRRAKFFTSDVPTSPSAACGFSTASGKNVLVSDNAVARAKALLDDKDSGFPSSAAEKKATHPLNEDRDPKTGDKMSSCGFSSASGRPVAVSSRALLKAKALFDEVAPLGAHEKNFSVPSPAALAQTPSTRFGEEGNPHRWQTSNETPEDGAMVNLEPSDLTDCTETQQLFLAREALDCTKALLEDENIAASLEDARPEKDACCHVRGQAPGKRSAENTQRPEQPPAKRALLDQLDRCVDSRRGVRLCPLTSCPKGLTKDRPALTSNVLLGPNITRPLSDGTGYMEAAASPRSERQPSLTLLPPWFKKGEAQRRRNDDAISPPAFVPPFRRVVEQSAIKPFGSDPQKTTQSSMTAPHAIASDQSMSRDVSIQSPPADACWSQGTAPDDVELARDMQDMRICKKKHQTIRPLPGALFRAKASGAARIRLKDAVAQRPPTKYTRKQLYECGVHEYVCDVTGQTAEAFRFHLQLFYKKEALAGIQLADGGRLIPGGDGTAGKEHFYKALCDTPGVDPKLMSDDWVHNHYRWIVWKLACMERSFPESMGGRCLTPERVLLQLKYRYDVEVDHSRRPALRKITEKDDTAAKTLVLCVCGVDSGGPVENACAVVWLTDGWYALRTQLDEPLSQLLRRGRLAEGGKLITHGAQLVGSQEACAPLEAPHSLMLKIFANSTRPARWDTKLGFHRDPRPFLLPLSSLYSNGGPVGCVDIVVLRSYPLQWMERKSDGGVVFRSARAEEKEEAHYNSRKQKAMEALYAKMEAELEQEDKESKLQARRRSVSHRDVKGLQDGQELYEAVGDDLAELEAHLSERQLETLQAYRRSLVDKKRAQLLDRYQNADDGLASCPQRDVTPVWRLCVADSLNPTGAIYQLNLWRPSSDTLALLKEGRRYKVYNLTTSNRKKRDGLATLQLSANIKTQFQDLQVTKLTSPEWLSACFQPRVSTEFVALQNLEFHPPCGEVDLTGCVVSVLDGKGPSPAFYLVDRNMNFVKVRCFISLLQADLLDVMRPGVLLALSNLQLRGQSTRPTPVVYAGDLTVFSTNPKEEHLQKVLAQLRNLVRERENFLACAEDKLSQVLKSDVWSSVCSPSLKTPPTQHLRTNPIKSLGCFTPLSRNFQPPANASSSEKDPRTWKRRRAVDSLSRVPSPPLFLHPRLAASPSVNKTFTPPRRANAPLTSKSVPPPNLPPLSASPPEVKEEDAWVNDHELAMIDTQALHVSDAL, encoded by the exons ATGCCAAAAAGGACCAAATATTCGGGAGCATTTCAGTCTCGAGGAGTGAATTTCTTACCATCACAGAGCATGTACGACTGTTTGACAGAAGAACTCTGGAAAG AGTTGGGACAGGTGGACCCCGACTGGTTCCAGGTGTTGACCACACGAGCATCGAAAGAAGCAAACCTCTCCGATTCAGATGATCAAGAAGAACTTTGTCCCAATCAGGAGGCAAATTTCAAGACGCCTTTACGCAAAACAGTTTCTGCCTGTGTGCCACAGTCTTCAACACCTCGAGTGTTCAGACGGAGCTGTGTTGCGTCCCCGGACAGTGCCGACCAGCAAG agaatgaactgctgccatggGGCGCCAGGAGTCTGTCTTTGTTTGGGCCTACCAAAGACAC GGTCCCACATTCAAATGATGGAATTGCACACTCACGCATTCCTGACTGGTTGG ATCTGATTCACACGCCACAAGCATCTCTA ACCAGTTACACACGGCAAATCGCGGAAAGCTTGGGTGCCGACCTCCACCCTGACATCTCATGGACCAGCTCTCTCAATACGCCACCGCCTCTGCCTTCCACCCTCATTTTAT CTAAGACAGATGAAAGTCCCAGCACGATGACAATTTGTATGGACAAGAGCGCCGTG CTGGTTCGGAAGCTTTTCCCTTCTCTGTCCAACAATGTCAGGGCAGAAGTTGCGGCTGTACAAAACAGCGACCCGCTTGAGGTCCTACGAG ATGCTGATTTGCCAGAGGCCAGCCCTCATCCAACCCCCCAAAAATCCCCTCAGAGATCCCCGGAGCAGCCCCCTGAAGCCGCCGGGGACCGGGTGATCCAGAGCCCGGCGGCCGGTGTTCTTGACCGGACCGAAAACAATCAGTGCGCGTTTCCCACTGACAGCGAAGGAAGGGAAAGGAGGCAAGAAGACGACGGCAACGCCTCAGATGTGGCAACGGAGCCCAAGTCCTCTGATCAAGCTCAGCCAGTAGAACCTGAGGACAATGCACTGACACAGTGGTCACCGTTGAGTTTATCAGACATTGCGCTTCCCATCGCCGCTGCTGCACAAGTGGCAGATCAATGTGCAACATCACTAGCGAGTGAAGCCAATTGTGCCCGTCCAATCAGGCTGTCGTTTAACTTTGCTGCATTTACCAAGAAGAAGACCAAATTTATTTACGTCATTGATAAGGAGAAGCACTCTGTGAAGGACACATACTTGATTCCCGATAATAAGCTGCCTGCCAATGATGGAAAGGAGGAGCTTCAACAACGGGAAGAAAAGCCGCCTTCCTCGCTTCAAGACAACCCGCAGGATTTGGACATGTCGCAGCTTGGCCGAGCATTTGCGCAAGACTTCAGTCAAATGTCGTGTCCGAGCGCTCCGCGTAAATTGggtctgcctcctcctcctcgtggaTTCTCCCCGTTGACCCGTCCGACTGCATCCAAGTTTGCTCCACGCAAGACCAAAAGTCCCGGTGATGGCGAAGCACCTCTTGATGAGTCGGGCGACAGCGGCTTCCTGTCGGCCGGCGCCGACATCTCGCAGCTGACTGCGTCCTGCGCGGAGAAACGTGAAGCCAGTCacccaaacaaaaacaacaaacaaaatgagctgtgctcGGAAGACCTTTTACTCGACACGTGGACCGACACCAAGGACGCATCAGCGCCGACACCAGCGACTTTAAAAGAGTTAGCTCATCATCTAGTTTCCGTTCAGTCTCACGAAGAGACTGCAAATGTGTCACCTTTGGATAGAACGTCCGACAAACGTATGGAGATGTGGACAGCCAACGTGCAGAAAGCAGAAGGACTTTTTGAACAGCAGCAACCGATCAAAAGTGAATCACATTCCACCGCAAGCATTTCTGAAAAGTGTACACGGAAAGATGAAAATAGTAAAGTGACAGAGGAGTCACCACAAGACTTCTCTCAGTCCTTCAAACAAGGTCACATTGCGCCAGAAAGTCTCGCAAACGGTTACCACGATGATGTCAAAGAGGAAATTCCTGCACACTCGTGTCCACCGAGAGATTCCCAAAACAAGTGTCTGGAAGAGGATCGTTCTGACACAAACGGCTTCTCTTCACCCACCAAACAAGGTCAGAATGCTCCAGAAAGTCCCGGAAACTCAAGCGCAGTCACGTGTCAAGGGGATCAAGCCTCGGAATGCCGCCGTGACGCCAGAGAGCAAATTCCCGCAACTCCGGAGTCCCCAAACTACCAGCTGAGTGCCTCCCAGAAAGCCGACGTGAAGGCCTTGTGCAGCCTCCTGGAAGAAGAAGGCAGCCAGTTTGACTTCACGCAGTTCAGAAGCATCAAGTCGGAACCCAAAGCTGACAAAGTGCTTGAACCGTCCTTGCTGACCGGGATGGATTTCAATGACAGCTTTTGCGCAGAGGCCAAGGAGAAGTCGCCAATAAATCCTGAAGAACAAGCCGGTGTTGCTAAGCAACCCCTCCTCGCACATAAAATGGAAAGCGAAGAAACAATCCCCGAAAAGCTCGAAGAAAGCGTCCCAAGCGTTTACAAAAAATGCCTGACAAAAAGCAAACATTTATTTCCGCCGAGCGTTGAAAACAGTAGCGaggcgctgcgtgtgcacggctCCCGGAAAGCCCATCAATTTATTGACGCCTCCGAGAACGTCGAGCCGCTTCGAGGCTTCTTTTCGTCCGTCCAAGGCGCTTCCAAAATGATGCCGCGCGTGCCTCACAATGGCTTTCAGATGGCCAGTGGCAAAAGTGTTGTGATTTCGCCCAGCGCCATGCAAAGGGCACAGTCTGTCTTCAAAGAAAACCCGGCGGATGGAAAGCCCCTCACCAATATGGCCGCCTCCCTCAATCTTGCCACAGGGAAGAGCCAATCCGTGTCGGCTGAGGCCCAAGAAGAGCAAAGAAGCTTGTCAGCCATCAACGCTGAGCTGAGCGGATTCCAAACAGCGGCAGGGAAACAAGTTGCCGTTTCCGCCGCTGCTCTGAACAAAGCCAAATCCTTGCTAGATGATTGTCCTGAACTTGAGGAACATCCAGCCCATCGCTCAACATTCAGGAAAAGTGAGCCTGCGTCATTTTCAAGCAATACTCTCGACCTCGGCTCCACTTCAAAGTCAAACCCGCAGACGCTGGATGCTCAAAACCTTGAAAACGGGGCAAATTCAGATTTTCCTACTGGCGGATTCTCCACCGCCAGTGGTAAAAAAGTTTCGGTGTCTGAGGGGGCCCTGGCAAAAGCCAAACACATTTTGAAAGAAGACAACCCGAGTGTGCAGTCGCAGCGCGGAagctcctccctcctcctccatcaGCAGCAGCTGGACGGCTTCCAAACAGCCAAAGGCAAACCTCTTGCTGTTTCCTCTGCTGCACTTAAGAAGGCAAAATTGTTGCTTGATGCTTGCACTGAAGTCAAAGAAGATCCCGCCTGCCGTCCGCCAGACAGAAAAAGTGACCTTGAAAAGTCTGCCTTATTTTTAGACCAGTCGCTCTTGGAAAATGTCACGTCCGCTTCAGAGAATCCAGACAAAGACATCACGGACAGTCGTGACGCAATGTCGGCTGTCGGAGCGAGTGAATCCAAGCTTGGCAACGAGACCGCCGCACCGTTGCGAGAGCATCGAGACGTAAGCGGATTCTCGACTGCCAGCGGGAAGAGCGTGTCTGTGTCCGATGAAGCCATGACGAGAGCCAAATCCATCTGGAGTGACGCTAGCGTGCAAAATGACAAACGGGACAGCCTGCAAAATGTCGCGTCCCCGGCGGCCGGCGGCAGAAGAGCAAAATTCTTCACATCCGACGTGCCGACGTCGCCGTCCGCCGCTTGCGGCTTCAGCACGGCCAGCGGCAAAAATGTTCTTGTGTCTGATAACGCTGTGGCGAGAGCAAAAGCACTCCTGGATGACAAAGACTCCGGCTTCCCGTCGTCTGCGGCCGAAAAGAAAGCAACCCATCCCCTGAACGAGGACCGGGACCCAAAAACAGGTGACAAAATGAGCAGCTGCGGGTTCAGCTCAGCCAGCGGGAGGCCCGTGGCCGTTTCCAGCCGGGCCCTCCTGAAAGCCAAAGCTCTCTTTGATGAAGTCGCTCCACTGGGTGCCCACGAGAAAAACTTCAGCGTCCCTTCACCAGCTGCGCTCGCTCAAACTCCGAGCACACGCTTTGGAGAAGAGGGCAACCCCCACAGGTGGCAAACGTCCAACGAGACGCCGGAAGATGGCGCCATGGTCAACTTGGAGCCCTCGGACCTGACGGACTGCACTGAAACGCAGCAGTTGTTTCTAGCCCGGGAAGCGCTGGACTGCACCAAAGCTTTGCTGGAGGACGAGAATATCGCGGCGAGTTTGGAAGACGCGCGGCCGGAGAAGGACGCCTGCTGTCACGTGCGGGGGCAAGCACCTGGCAAAAGATCAGCAGAAAACACCCAACGGCCCG AGCAACCCCCTGCAAAACGAGCACTGCTGGACCAACTGGACCGATGTGTCGATAGTCGGCGAGGAGTCCGCCTCTGTCCTCTCACGAGCTGTCCCAAAG GTCTGACAAAGGACAGGCCGGCGTTGACGTCCAACGTGTTGCTGGGTCCAAACATCACCAGACCTCTCAG CGACGGCACGGGTTACATGGAGGCTGCCGCGTCACCGAGGAGCGAGCGGCAGCCCTCCTTGACTTTACTTCCTCCGTGGTTCAAGAAGGGCGAGGCGCAAAGGAGGAGGAACGACGACGCGATCTCGCCTCCCGCCTTTGTTCCTCCGTTCAGAAGAGTCGTTGAACAGAGCGCCATAAAACCGTTTGGTAGCGACCctcaaaaaacaacacaaagcagCATGACGGCCCCTCACGCAATCGCCTCGGACCAAAGTATGAGCCGTGACGTCTCGATTCAAAGCCCACCGGCTGACGCGTGTTGGAGTCAAG GGACGGCGCCGGATGACGTTGAGTTGGCGCGAGACATGCAAGACATGAGGATCTGCAAGAAGAAGCACCAGACGATAAGGCCTTTGCCCGGCGCCTTGTTTCGAGCCAAAGCCTCGGGCGCCGCGAGGATACGTTTGAAGGACGCGGTGGCTCAAAGGCCCCCGACCAAGTACACCCGCAAACAG CTGTACGaatgcggcgtgcacgagtacgTGTGCGACGTCACCGGCCAGACCGCCGAGGCTTTTCGCTTCCATCTCCAGCTCTTCTACAAAAAGGAAGCCTTGGCCGGCATCCAACTCGCCGATGGCGGACGGCTAATTCCCGGCGGGGACGGGACAGCCGGCAAAGAGCACTTCTATAA GGCCTTGTGTGACACGCCCGGCGTGGATCCCAAATTGATGAGTGACGACTGGGTGCACAATCACTACAGGTGGATTGTGTGGAAGCTGGCCTGCATGGAGAGGTCCTTCCCAGAAAGCATGGGAGGCCGCTGCCTCACCCCCGAGAGGGTCCTACTGCAGCTCAAGTACAG GTATGACGTGGAGGTGGACCACAGCCGCAGGCCCGCGCTGAGGAAGATCACGGAAAAGGACGACACGGCGGCCAAGACTCTGGTTCTGTGCGTGTGCGGGGTGGACTCGGGAGGCCCGGTGGAAAACGCCTGCGCGGTGGTGTGGCTGACCGATGGCTGGTACGCGCTGAGAACCCAGCTGGATGAGCCCTTGAGCCAGCTGCTCCGCAGGGGCCGACTGGCCGAAGGCGGGAAGCTCATCACCCACGGCGCTCAGCTGGTGGGCTCGCAGGAGGCTTGTGCGCCGCTGGAGGCGCCGCACTCACTTATGTTGAAG ATATTTGCCAATAGTACCAGACCCGCGCGATGGGACACCAAGCTTGGATTTCACCGAGATCCTCGGCCGTTCCTGCTTCCGCTGTCGTCGCTGTACAGTAACGGAGGGCCCGTTGGCTGCGTGGACATTGTGGTTCTGAGAAGTTACCCTCTTCAG tGGATGGAGAGGAAGTCGGACGGAGGCGTGGTGTTCCGCTCGGCCCGCGCCGAAGAGAAGGAGGAAGCTCATTACAACAGCCGTAAGCAGAAGGCCATGGAGGCGCTTTACGCCAAGATGGAAGCCGAGCTGGAACAGGAAGATAAGG AGAGCAAATTACAAGCTCGAAGACGGAGCGTGAGTCATCGAGATGTCAAAGGTTTGCAAGACGGGCAGGAGCTCTACGAGGCTGTGGGAGATGACCTCGCTGAACTGGAG GCCCATCTAAGCGAGCGGCAGCTGGAGACGCTGCAAGCTTACAGACGTTCGCTCGTGGACAAGAAACGGGCGCAGTTGCTGGATCGCTACCAAAACGCGGACGACGGCCTGGCGAGCTGCCCTCAGAGAGACGTCACCCCCGTCTGGAGACTCTGCGTGGCCGACTCTTTGAATCCCACCGGCGCCA tttaccaGTTGAACCTTTGGCGGCCGTCCTCGGACACGCTGGCCTTGCTAAAGGAAGGTCGTCGATACAAAGTCTACAACTTGACCACGTCGAACAGGAAGAAGCGTGACGGTCTTGCCACGCTTCAGCTCAGCGCCAACATAAAGACACAATTTCAGGACCTTCAGGTGACCAAGCTG ACTTCTCCGGAATGGTTATCAGCGTGCTTTCAACCAAGAGTGTCGACCGAATTTGTGGCTCTTCAAAACCTGGAATTCCATCCTCCTTGCGGCGAGGTCGATCTGACAGGATGTGTCGTCAGCGTGCTGGACGGAAAAG GTCCTTCTCCAGCCTTCTACTTGGTGGACCGCAACATGAACTTTGTGAAGGTGCGCTGTTTCATCAGCCTGCTTCAGGCCGACCTGCTGGATGTCATGAGGCCTGGCGTGCTGCTCGCTCTGAGCAACCTGCAGCTGAGGGGCCAGTCCACGCGGCCCACCCCCGTCGTGTACGCAGGAGACCTCACCGTCTTCTCCACCAACCCCAAAGAAGAGCATCTACAAAAAGTTCTCGCACAGCTCAGGAACCTTGTGCGG GAACGAGAGAACTTCTTAGCGTGCGCTGAGGACAAACTTTCCCAAGTGCTCAAGTCTGACGTATGGAGCTCCGTCTGTTCTCCCTCTCTCAAAACTCCACCGACGCAACACTTGAGGACAAAC CCAATCAAAAGCCTGGGCTGCTTCACTCCACTGAGCAGGAATTTTCAGCCGCCAGCCAATGCTTCTTCATCAGAGAAAGACCCGAGAACCTGGAAGAGGAGGCGGGCCGTGGATTCCCTCTCTCGTGTGCCATCCCCGCCGTTGTTTCTCCATCCGCGCTTGGCTGCTTCACCCTCCGTCAACAAAACTTTCACCCCTCCTCGGAGAGCCAACGCGCCCCTCACTTCAAAAAGCGTCCCCCCCCCAAACCTGCCGCCTCTATCTGCGAGCCCACCCGAGGTAAAGGAGGAGGACGCTTGGGTCAACGACCACGAGCTCGCGATGATTGACACGCAGGCGTTACATGTCAGCGATGCACTGTAA